The proteins below come from a single Candidatus Aminicenantes bacterium genomic window:
- a CDS encoding spermidine/putrescine ABC transporter substrate-binding protein, with translation MTNLRIRPFRAAVLALAAAGLLLGLSACAKPAKEPAVLHVYTWADYIKPELVARFEAENGCKVVIDTFDSNEAMYAKIKAGATGYDLITPTSYMVSLMQSQGLLQPLDKAKLPNIVRIDPEYLSIAVDKTMDHSVPYMITNTGIAYLKSKVKDFEPSWAMFGRADLKGRMVMLNDMRETIGGALKFLGFSLNTRNEEELAKARDIVLGWKKNLAKFENEQYKSGLASGEFLLVHGYSGDILQVQSENADVTFAMPREGGTISCDDLVIPKAAKAVALAHAFINFLHEPKVAADNTNFTQYLCPNKDAYPLLSEAIKNNPAIFLAPEIRAKCEVLDDLGADNAKWVKVWDEIKAAK, from the coding sequence ATGACCAACCTGCGCATCCGTCCGTTCCGGGCGGCCGTTCTCGCCCTGGCCGCCGCCGGCCTCCTTCTCGGCTTGTCCGCCTGCGCCAAGCCGGCCAAGGAGCCCGCCGTCCTTCACGTCTATACCTGGGCCGACTACATCAAGCCCGAGCTGGTGGCCCGGTTCGAGGCCGAGAACGGCTGCAAAGTGGTCATCGACACCTTCGACTCCAACGAGGCCATGTACGCCAAGATCAAGGCCGGGGCCACCGGCTACGACCTGATCACGCCGACGAGCTACATGGTCAGTCTGATGCAGTCGCAGGGCCTGCTGCAGCCGCTGGACAAGGCCAAGCTTCCCAACATCGTCCGGATCGACCCCGAGTACCTGTCCATCGCCGTCGATAAGACCATGGACCACTCCGTCCCGTACATGATCACCAACACCGGGATCGCCTATCTCAAGAGCAAGGTCAAGGACTTCGAGCCGAGCTGGGCCATGTTCGGCCGGGCCGACCTGAAGGGCCGCATGGTCATGCTCAACGATATGCGGGAAACGATCGGCGGCGCCCTCAAGTTCCTCGGCTTCAGCCTCAACACCCGGAACGAGGAGGAGCTGGCCAAGGCCCGGGACATCGTTCTGGGCTGGAAGAAGAACCTGGCTAAATTCGAAAACGAACAGTACAAGTCGGGCCTCGCCTCGGGCGAGTTCCTGCTCGTCCACGGCTATAGCGGGGACATCCTGCAGGTCCAGTCCGAAAACGCCGATGTGACCTTCGCCATGCCCCGCGAAGGGGGCACGATCTCCTGCGACGACCTGGTCATCCCCAAGGCGGCCAAGGCTGTGGCCCTGGCCCACGCCTTCATCAACTTCCTGCATGAGCCCAAGGTGGCGGCCGACAACACCAACTTCACCCAGTACCTCTGCCCCAACAAGGATGCCTACCCGCTGCTGTCCGAGGCCATCAAGAACAATCCGGCCATCTTCCTGGCCCCGGAAATCAGGGCCAAGTGCGAAGTCCTGGACGACCTCGGCGCCGACAACGCCAAGTGGGTCAAGGTCTGGGACGAGATCAAGGCGGCCAAGTAG
- a CDS encoding ABC transporter permease subunit, with product MKRSKLPMLVTGFVLVFFYLPILILIVNSFNASRFSSTWQGFSLKWYARLFHEPEIWAAARNTLVIAVGVTLVALVLGTTSALALHRFARSRLQRFHYTLIYTPLVVPEILMGISLLMAFVAAGVRLGLGTIFLAHVTFCISYVALVVLGRLQDFDFSVIEAAQDLGAGWWATTRRVLLPMLAPGLAAGGLLAFTLSLDDFVITFFVAGPGATTLPIRVYSMIKHGATPLINALSTLLLLITFTTVFVSQRLTRSKPLEGT from the coding sequence GTGAAGCGGAGCAAGCTGCCCATGCTCGTGACCGGGTTCGTCCTGGTCTTCTTCTACTTGCCCATCCTGATCCTGATCGTCAACTCCTTCAACGCCTCCCGCTTCAGCAGCACGTGGCAGGGCTTTTCGCTGAAGTGGTATGCGCGGCTTTTCCATGAGCCCGAGATCTGGGCCGCGGCCCGCAACACTTTGGTCATCGCCGTCGGGGTCACCCTGGTCGCCCTGGTTCTGGGCACCACCTCGGCCCTGGCCCTGCACCGCTTTGCCCGCTCGCGGCTGCAGCGCTTTCACTACACCCTGATCTACACGCCGCTCGTCGTGCCCGAGATCCTGATGGGCATCAGCCTGCTGATGGCCTTCGTCGCGGCCGGCGTCCGGCTGGGCCTGGGCACGATCTTCCTGGCTCATGTCACTTTCTGCATCAGCTATGTCGCCCTGGTCGTCCTGGGGCGCCTGCAGGACTTCGATTTCTCGGTTATTGAAGCGGCCCAGGACTTGGGCGCCGGTTGGTGGGCGACGACCCGTCGGGTTCTGCTGCCGATGCTCGCGCCCGGCCTCGCGGCCGGCGGCCTGCTGGCCTTCACCCTGTCGTTGGATGATTTCGTCATCACCTTCTTCGTGGCCGGGCCGGGGGCCACGACCCTGCCCATCCGGGTCTACAGCATGATCAAGCACGGGGCGACGCCGCTCATCAACGCGCTCTCGACCTTGCTCCTGCTCATTACCTTCACCACCGTCTTCGTCAGCCAGCGGCTGACCCGATCGAAACCATTGGAGGGAACATGA